A single genomic interval of Chrysemys picta bellii isolate R12L10 chromosome 8, ASM1138683v2, whole genome shotgun sequence harbors:
- the LOC103305984 gene encoding von Willebrand factor C domain-containing protein 2-like isoform X2 — protein MGLGAGLASVGLLGRWQWVGVRHQGGDGHWAGGFAAVRGQGLQACAIAKGLVKRHQGQRQNTTWPSECEQCTCDPDGIARCLVADCAPPPCVNAVYETGQCCPTCQDGPNCYADRSRTCIIPAGEAVWVEPCTRCRCHDGQDAGYWEGNRVAKCELLRNCRPLDRPDS, from the exons atggggctgggtgcagggctggccaGTGTTGGGCTGCTCGGGAGGTGGCAGTGGGTGGGTGTCAGGCATCAGGGTGGGgatgggcactgggcagggggatTTGCTGCAGTCAGGGGCCAGGGTCTGCAGGCTTGTGCCATTGCCAAGGGGCTGGTGAAAAGGCACCAGGGGCAGCGCCAGAACACGACCTGG CCCTCGGAGTGTGAGCAGTGCACCTGTGACCCGGACGGCATCGCTCGCTGCCTGGTGGCCGActgcgcccccccgccctgcgTCAACGCCGTCTACGAGACGGGCCAGTGCTGCCCCACGTGCCAGGACG gtCCCAACTGCTACGCGGACAGGAGCCGGACGTGCATCATCCCCGCCGGAGAGGCCGTCTGGGTGGAGCCCTGCACCCGGTGTCGCTGCCACGACGGCCAGGACGCAGGCTACTGGGAAGGCAACCGGGTGGCCAAGTGCGAACTGCTCCGTAACTGCCGCCCGCTGGACCGGCCCGACTCCTGA
- the B4GALT2 gene encoding beta-1,4-galactosyltransferase 2 isoform X1, producing MTRLLLGVTLERICKAVLLLCLLHFVIIMILYFDVYAQHLDFFSRFNGRNSSRAQSSNSSRPNGTAPSCGPAGADPASSANHSGTEKPLLPCQEVPPGLVGRLLIEFSSPMSMERVQRENPDVREGGKYVPLDCQPRQKVAILIPFRHREHHLRYWLHYLHPILRRQKVAYGIYIINQYGEDTFNRAKLLNVGFLEALKDEDDYDCFIFSDVDLVPMDDRNLYRCYEQPRHFAIAMDKFSFRLPYAGYFGGVSGLSRSQFLKINGFPNEYWGWGGEDDDIFNRISLNGMKVSRPSGHIGRYRMIKHERDKHNEPNPQRFTKIQNTKVTMKRDGISSLQYRLVEVTRWPMYTNITVDIGKPPPRPARG from the exons ATGACCAGGCTGCTCCTGGGGGTGACCCTGGAGAGGATCTGCAAGGCCGTGTTGCTGCTGTGCCTGCTGCACTTCGTCATCATTATGATTCTCTACTTCGACGTCTATGCCCAGCACCTGGACTTCTTCAGCCGCTTCAACGGCAGGAACTCCTCCCGGGCCCAGTCCTCCAACTCCTCCCGGCCCAACGGCACCGCCCCCAGCTGTGGGCCGGCTGGCGCTGACCCAGCCTCCAGCGCCAACCACTCCGGCACCGAGAAGCCCTTACTGCCCTGCCAGGAGGTGCCGCCTGGCTTAG TTGGCCGGCTCCTCATCGAGTTCAGCTCGCCCATGAGCATGGAGCGGGTGCAGCGGGAGAACCCAGACGTGCGGGAGGGCGGCAAGTACGTGCCCCTGGACTGCCAGCCCCGCCAGAAGGTCGCCATCCTCATCCCCTTCCGCCACCGGGAACACCACCTGCGCTACTGGCTGCACTACCTGCACCCCATCCTGCGCCGGCAGAAGGTCGCCTACGGCATCTACATCATCAACCAG tACGGCGAGGATACCTTCAACCGGGCCAAGCTGCTCAACGTGGGCTTCCTGGAGGCCCTGAAGGACGAGGACGACTACGACTGCTTCATCTTCAGCGATGTGGACCTGGTCCCCATGGACGACCGGAATCTGTACCGGTGCTACGAGCAGCCGCGGCACTTCGCCATCGCCATGGACAAGTTCAGCTTCAG GCTGCCGTACGCTGGCTACTTCGGGGGCGTCTCAGGCCTGAGCAGGTCCCAGTTCCTGAAGATCAACGGCTTCCCCAACGAGTACTGGGGCTGGGGAGGCGAGGACGACGACATCTTTAACCG GATCTCTCTGAACGGCATGAAGGTGTCGCGTCCCAGCGGCCACATCGGGAGGTACCGCATGATCAAACATGAGCGCGACAAACACAACGAGCCCAACCCACAGAG GTTCACCAAGATCCAGAACACCAAGGTGACGATGAAACGGGACGGCATCAGTTCCCTGCAGTATCGGCTGGTGGAGGTGACGCGCTGGCCCATGTACACGAACATCACGGTGGACATCGGCAAGCCGCCCCCACGCCCGGCCCGGGGCTAG
- the B4GALT2 gene encoding beta-1,4-galactosyltransferase 2 isoform X2 — MTRLLLGVTLERICKAVLLLCLLHFVIIMILYFDVYAQHLDFFSRFNGRNSSRAQSSNSSRPNGTAPSCGPAGADPASSANHSGTEKPLLPCQEVPPGLVGRLLIEFSSPMSMERVQRENPDVREGGKYVPLDCQPRQKVAILIPFRHREHHLRYWLHYLHPILRRQKVAYGIYIINQYGEDTFNRAKLLNVGFLEALKDEDDYDCFIFSDVDLVPMDDRNLYRCYEQPRHFAIAMDKFSFRLPYAGYFGGVSGLSRSQFLKINGFPNEYWGWGGEDDDIFNRFTKIQNTKVTMKRDGISSLQYRLVEVTRWPMYTNITVDIGKPPPRPARG, encoded by the exons ATGACCAGGCTGCTCCTGGGGGTGACCCTGGAGAGGATCTGCAAGGCCGTGTTGCTGCTGTGCCTGCTGCACTTCGTCATCATTATGATTCTCTACTTCGACGTCTATGCCCAGCACCTGGACTTCTTCAGCCGCTTCAACGGCAGGAACTCCTCCCGGGCCCAGTCCTCCAACTCCTCCCGGCCCAACGGCACCGCCCCCAGCTGTGGGCCGGCTGGCGCTGACCCAGCCTCCAGCGCCAACCACTCCGGCACCGAGAAGCCCTTACTGCCCTGCCAGGAGGTGCCGCCTGGCTTAG TTGGCCGGCTCCTCATCGAGTTCAGCTCGCCCATGAGCATGGAGCGGGTGCAGCGGGAGAACCCAGACGTGCGGGAGGGCGGCAAGTACGTGCCCCTGGACTGCCAGCCCCGCCAGAAGGTCGCCATCCTCATCCCCTTCCGCCACCGGGAACACCACCTGCGCTACTGGCTGCACTACCTGCACCCCATCCTGCGCCGGCAGAAGGTCGCCTACGGCATCTACATCATCAACCAG tACGGCGAGGATACCTTCAACCGGGCCAAGCTGCTCAACGTGGGCTTCCTGGAGGCCCTGAAGGACGAGGACGACTACGACTGCTTCATCTTCAGCGATGTGGACCTGGTCCCCATGGACGACCGGAATCTGTACCGGTGCTACGAGCAGCCGCGGCACTTCGCCATCGCCATGGACAAGTTCAGCTTCAG GCTGCCGTACGCTGGCTACTTCGGGGGCGTCTCAGGCCTGAGCAGGTCCCAGTTCCTGAAGATCAACGGCTTCCCCAACGAGTACTGGGGCTGGGGAGGCGAGGACGACGACATCTTTAACCG GTTCACCAAGATCCAGAACACCAAGGTGACGATGAAACGGGACGGCATCAGTTCCCTGCAGTATCGGCTGGTGGAGGTGACGCGCTGGCCCATGTACACGAACATCACGGTGGACATCGGCAAGCCGCCCCCACGCCCGGCCCGGGGCTAG
- the LOC103305984 gene encoding von Willebrand factor C domain-containing protein 2-like isoform X1: protein MRPLLLLLLLAAALPGEGEAAAGPAAPCEAGGRRYSAGERFVPPGEPCSRCECTARGPACARAPCPALPPACIHVSRYPAACCPRCERVGCEHRGRVYGLGQRFQPSECEQCTCDPDGIARCLVADCAPPPCVNAVYETGQCCPTCQDGPNCYADRSRTCIIPAGEAVWVEPCTRCRCHDGQDAGYWEGNRVAKCELLRNCRPLDRPDS from the exons ATGcggcccctgctgctgctgctgctgctggcggcggcgctgccGGGCGAGGGGGAGGCGGCGGCGGGCCCCGCGGCGCCCTGCGAGGCGGGCGGCCGGCGCTACTCGGCGGGCGAGCGGTTCGTGCCGCCGGGCGAGCCCTGCAGCCGCTGCGAGTGCACGGCCCGGGGTCCCGCCTGCGCCCGCGCCCCCTGCCCGGCCCTGCCGCCCGCCTGCATCCACGTGAGCCGCTACCCGgccgcctgctgcccccgctgcGAGCGCGTCGGCTGCGAGCACCGCGGCCGCGTCTACGGGCTGGGCCAGCGCTTCCAG CCCTCGGAGTGTGAGCAGTGCACCTGTGACCCGGACGGCATCGCTCGCTGCCTGGTGGCCGActgcgcccccccgccctgcgTCAACGCCGTCTACGAGACGGGCCAGTGCTGCCCCACGTGCCAGGACG gtCCCAACTGCTACGCGGACAGGAGCCGGACGTGCATCATCCCCGCCGGAGAGGCCGTCTGGGTGGAGCCCTGCACCCGGTGTCGCTGCCACGACGGCCAGGACGCAGGCTACTGGGAAGGCAACCGGGTGGCCAAGTGCGAACTGCTCCGTAACTGCCGCCCGCTGGACCGGCCCGACTCCTGA